The following are encoded together in the Desulfococcus multivorans genome:
- a CDS encoding fatty acid--CoA ligase gives MTERNYQPGEFYDYPLIIKKLLNTPLIYAPDQEIVYRDKMRYTYRDLNERIHRLANALEKKGIQPGDTVAVFDYDSNRFLEAFFAVPMMGAVLQMVNWRLSADQIIYTINHAEAKLIVINTDFLPILETIREKLDNVEAVVVIAEHGTIPETRVAIDAVYEEMLADALPEYAFPDLDENTKATTFYTTGTTGDPKGVHFTHRQLMLHTLSAAVALGAYETIGRFRSDDVYMPITPMFHVHAWGLPYVATLLGVKQVYPGKYEPEMLLKLIANEKVTFSHCVPTVLQMIATSPSAKACDLSRWKVIIGGSKLSRGQAKAAKSLGITVYTGYGMSETCPLISLSVPPKQMKDWDEDRMLDIVVKTGLPLPLVEFEVLDDDGKPLPHDGMSAGEVVFRTPWLTRSYFKALEKTKALWQNGWLHSGDVGHIDENGYLQITDRVKDVIKSGGEWVSSLDLENILSQHDAVLESAAIGIPDEKWGERPMMIVVLKPDFVDKVTPDDLKQHMKQAAQDGKLPKYGVPDRYEFVDEIAKTSVGKLDKKVMRRLYR, from the coding sequence ATGACGGAGAGAAATTATCAACCCGGGGAATTTTACGACTATCCGCTGATCATCAAAAAACTGTTGAATACCCCCCTGATCTATGCACCGGATCAGGAAATCGTCTATCGCGACAAAATGCGATACACTTACAGGGACCTGAACGAACGCATCCATCGCCTGGCCAACGCCCTCGAAAAAAAAGGCATCCAACCCGGCGACACGGTGGCGGTGTTCGACTATGACAGCAATCGTTTCCTGGAGGCCTTCTTCGCCGTTCCCATGATGGGTGCGGTGCTGCAAATGGTCAACTGGCGGCTTTCCGCCGATCAGATCATCTACACCATCAACCACGCCGAAGCCAAACTGATCGTCATCAACACCGACTTCCTGCCGATCCTGGAAACCATCCGTGAAAAGCTGGACAACGTCGAGGCCGTGGTGGTGATCGCCGAACACGGCACGATTCCGGAGACCCGTGTCGCCATCGACGCCGTCTACGAGGAGATGCTGGCCGATGCCTTGCCGGAATATGCTTTTCCCGATCTGGACGAAAATACCAAAGCCACCACCTTCTATACCACCGGCACCACCGGGGACCCCAAGGGTGTCCATTTCACCCACCGGCAGCTGATGCTGCACACCCTTTCCGCCGCTGTCGCCCTGGGCGCTTACGAAACCATCGGACGGTTCCGGTCCGACGACGTCTACATGCCCATCACGCCCATGTTCCACGTCCACGCCTGGGGCCTCCCCTACGTCGCCACCCTCCTGGGGGTCAAACAGGTCTATCCTGGAAAATACGAGCCGGAGATGCTCTTGAAACTGATCGCCAACGAAAAGGTCACCTTCTCCCACTGCGTGCCCACCGTTCTTCAGATGATCGCCACGAGCCCGTCGGCAAAGGCGTGTGATCTCTCCCGGTGGAAGGTGATCATCGGCGGATCAAAGCTGTCCCGGGGGCAGGCCAAGGCCGCAAAAAGTTTGGGCATCACGGTCTACACCGGATACGGCATGTCGGAAACCTGTCCCCTCATCAGCCTCTCCGTCCCCCCGAAACAGATGAAGGACTGGGACGAGGACCGGATGCTGGACATCGTCGTCAAGACCGGTCTGCCGCTCCCGTTGGTGGAGTTCGAGGTGCTGGACGACGATGGAAAACCGCTTCCCCATGACGGCATGTCGGCGGGCGAAGTGGTATTCAGGACCCCCTGGCTGACCCGAAGCTATTTCAAGGCGCTGGAGAAAACCAAAGCCCTCTGGCAAAACGGATGGCTCCACAGCGGTGACGTCGGCCATATCGACGAGAACGGTTATCTCCAGATCACCGATCGGGTCAAGGACGTAATCAAGAGCGGCGGCGAGTGGGTCTCTTCGTTGGACCTGGAAAATATACTGAGTCAACACGATGCCGTACTGGAATCGGCTGCTATCGGCATTCCCGACGAAAAATGGGGTGAACGCCCCATGATGATCGTGGTGCTGAAGCCCGATTTCGTCGACAAGGTGACCCCCGATGACCTGAAGCAGCACATGAAGCAGGCGGCTCAGGACGGAAAACTTCCCAAATACGGCGTCCCCGACCGATATGAATTCGTGGATGAGATCGCCAAGACGAGCGTGGGCAAGCTGGATAAAAAGGTGATGCGGCGACTCTATCGCTGA